The following are from one region of the Lentimicrobiaceae bacterium genome:
- a CDS encoding MATE family efflux transporter has product MSLSEKYKILYSRLKEYYSLLRLAVTGSEQDYTSLRLGKAIFLLAIPMILEMVMESVFAIADIFFVSKLGNDAIATVGLTESMMTLVYALAVGFSAGTTALVSRRIGEKHPGAAAKATGQSIIAGLLVSFIIAVPGVLFSGELLRLMGASEQLAQMNHGYTRIMFAGNAVIMMLFIINAAFRSAGDAALSMRVLFIANAINIVLDPILIFGLGPIPAMGIEGAALATNIGRGLAVLFQFYILFKGHKRIHIEFKHLIPDFRIMASFIRLSTGGILQNLIATASWIVMVRIISVFGSAAVAGYTIGIRIVIFSLLPSWGLSNAAATLVGQNLGAGQPLRAQRAAWITGFSNMFLLGLISVIFVVFPGYFVGMFIGDPEVLQAGISCLRIVSSGFLFYAMGMVMTQSLNGAGDTYTPTLLNFICFWLIEIPLAYLMAIHFSFGTNGVYYAIVLAESTLTLLGILIFSRGKWKLKQV; this is encoded by the coding sequence ATGAGCTTATCAGAAAAATATAAAATATTGTATTCCAGACTCAAAGAATATTACAGCCTTCTTCGGCTTGCTGTTACCGGCAGCGAGCAGGATTATACCAGCCTGCGACTTGGCAAGGCCATTTTTTTGCTCGCCATTCCCATGATTCTTGAAATGGTTATGGAATCTGTTTTTGCCATTGCAGACATATTCTTTGTGTCAAAATTGGGGAATGACGCCATAGCCACTGTAGGCTTAACCGAATCGATGATGACACTGGTGTATGCACTGGCAGTCGGATTCAGTGCCGGAACCACAGCTCTTGTATCGCGCCGAATTGGTGAGAAACACCCCGGAGCTGCAGCAAAAGCTACAGGGCAATCAATCATTGCCGGCTTGCTTGTTTCATTTATCATAGCTGTCCCCGGGGTTCTCTTTTCTGGCGAATTGCTGCGCTTAATGGGTGCCAGTGAACAACTGGCTCAAATGAACCATGGATACACCCGCATCATGTTTGCAGGAAATGCCGTCATTATGATGTTGTTTATTATCAATGCAGCTTTCAGAAGTGCAGGGGATGCTGCCTTAAGCATGCGCGTACTTTTTATTGCAAATGCAATCAATATTGTGCTCGATCCAATATTGATATTTGGATTGGGCCCGATACCTGCCATGGGAATCGAAGGCGCTGCTTTGGCCACCAACATCGGACGTGGACTGGCTGTACTTTTTCAATTTTACATACTCTTTAAAGGTCACAAAAGAATTCATATTGAATTTAAACACCTCATCCCCGACTTTCGGATAATGGCATCCTTCATCAGGCTTTCAACTGGTGGCATTCTTCAGAATCTTATTGCAACAGCCAGTTGGATTGTGATGGTAAGAATCATTTCTGTATTTGGAAGTGCTGCAGTTGCAGGATACACAATTGGTATCAGAATAGTCATATTTTCATTATTACCATCCTGGGGATTAAGCAATGCTGCTGCCACTTTGGTCGGGCAGAATCTGGGAGCCGGACAGCCACTCAGAGCCCAACGGGCAGCCTGGATTACCGGCTTCTCAAACATGTTTTTGCTCGGATTGATTTCAGTCATTTTTGTAGTTTTCCCCGGATACTTTGTAGGTATGTTTATTGGCGATCCGGAAGTGCTGCAAGCTGGAATCAGTTGTTTGAGAATCGTAAGTTCAGGCTTTCTCTTTTATGCCATGGGGATGGTAATGACACAATCACTCAATGGCGCAGGCGACACATACACTCCTACGCTGCTGAACTTTATCTGTTTCTGGCTCATAGAAATTCCACTCGCTTACCTAATGGCAATCCATTTTAGTTTTGGCACCAACGGCGTATATTATGCCATAGTGCTGGCCGAAAGCACATTAACCCTGCTAGGCATTCTGATTTTCAGCCGTGGAAAATGGAAGTTAAAACAGGTTTAA
- the rocD gene encoding ornithine--oxo-acid transaminase codes for MNELMTSEKLMHLEEKYGAHNYHPLPVVLAKGEGPLVWDVEGKQYYDFLSAYSAVNQGHCHPRIIKALVDQASKMTLTSRAFYNDSLGVYEKFVTEYFGYDKVLPMNSGAEADETALKLCRKWAYTRKGIAEDQAKIIVCDGNFHGRTITIVSMSTDPDSFGGFGPFTPGFIKIPYNDIDALAEALKDPNVAGFLVEPIQGEAGVFVPDEGYLSKAAAMCKEKNVLFIADEVQTGIARTGKLLACDHENVRPDVLILGKAISGGVYPVSAVLADDDIMLCIKPGEHGSTFGGNPVAARVAMEALQVIKDENLAERAEYLGKIFRDEMRAVKSDMIALVRGKGLLNAVIIRPKNGKEAWDVCMKMKENGVLAKPTHGDIIRFAPPLVISEEQLRDAIKRIIESILSFE; via the coding sequence ATGAATGAATTGATGACATCGGAAAAGTTGATGCATCTGGAAGAAAAGTACGGAGCGCACAATTATCATCCACTGCCAGTTGTTTTAGCTAAAGGAGAAGGCCCTCTGGTATGGGATGTTGAAGGTAAACAGTATTATGATTTTCTGTCAGCATATTCTGCTGTAAATCAGGGTCATTGCCATCCGAGAATCATTAAGGCTTTGGTTGATCAGGCGTCAAAAATGACGCTTACTTCCAGAGCTTTTTACAATGATTCTTTAGGCGTTTATGAAAAGTTTGTAACTGAATACTTTGGTTACGACAAGGTGCTGCCGATGAACTCCGGTGCTGAAGCCGATGAAACAGCGCTTAAACTGTGCCGCAAATGGGCATATACCCGCAAAGGTATTGCTGAAGATCAGGCTAAGATTATTGTTTGTGATGGTAATTTCCACGGAAGAACCATCACCATCGTTTCCATGTCGACCGATCCTGATTCCTTTGGTGGCTTTGGTCCGTTTACTCCCGGATTTATCAAGATTCCTTATAACGATATTGATGCGCTTGCCGAAGCACTTAAAGACCCGAATGTAGCTGGTTTTCTTGTAGAGCCTATTCAGGGTGAAGCTGGCGTTTTTGTACCGGATGAAGGTTATCTGTCAAAAGCTGCTGCCATGTGTAAAGAGAAAAATGTACTCTTTATTGCTGATGAAGTACAAACAGGTATTGCACGTACAGGTAAATTACTTGCCTGCGATCACGAAAATGTTCGCCCCGACGTATTGATTCTTGGTAAAGCCATTTCTGGCGGCGTTTATCCTGTATCTGCAGTTTTGGCCGACGACGATATCATGCTTTGTATCAAACCGGGTGAACATGGTTCTACCTTTGGTGGAAATCCTGTTGCTGCGCGTGTTGCCATGGAAGCTTTGCAGGTTATTAAAGATGAGAACCTGGCTGAACGTGCTGAATATCTTGGTAAAATATTTCGCGATGAGATGCGTGCCGTTAAATCAGATATGATTGCACTGGTGCGTGGAAAAGGTTTATTGAATGCTGTTATTATCCGTCCTAAAAATGGTAAAGAAGCCTGGGACGTTTGTATGAAGATGAAGGAAAATGGTGTATTGGCAAAGCCTACACACGGCGATATCATTCGCTTTGCACCTCCTCTTGTTATCTCGGAAGAGCAGCTTCGTGATGCTATTAAAAGGATTATTGAGTCTATTTTGTCATTCGAATAG
- a CDS encoding SusD/RagB family nutrient-binding outer membrane lipoprotein: MNKILKMLAIPTFMLAMVGCSQDTLEDINKNENNPLDVPTKLAITDVMTRSAFTVTGSDFAFYASVYVEHNVGIYNQMYNAEVRSGEPISSTTYNNIWGACYENLYNLKLIINKCSEGGAEANNFRTLGIAQILTAYNLAMLTDLMGDVPYSEALQPGVIFQPKLDKQEDLYNTIFTLLDDAIANLGKETTYASLGTQDFLFGGNAAKWTKFANGLKARYTTRLSLKNGGKWDDVINFANNSFADASEECKFTYNGSSTNSPFYTFFTDRDYFGASQSLHNKLVERNDPRDAVYFMAYPGTETLTFAPNGGPDQRQGFYGISALSSPTAPTFLMSYHEVEFLKAEAYARMGGHATEAAEALKNGIVAAFIKVGLTEADATTYFENEVTPRFNSNPIQEVMVQKYLAFFEEESIEAYNDVRRLKALGENFITLENPLNNNQFPLRYTYGADDVTTNPNIASAYGNGSYVYTDNVWWAGGSK, translated from the coding sequence ATGAACAAAATACTAAAAATGTTAGCCATCCCAACTTTCATGCTAGCCATGGTGGGATGCTCGCAGGATACTTTGGAGGACATCAACAAAAACGAGAATAATCCTCTCGATGTTCCAACCAAGTTAGCAATTACTGACGTAATGACTAGATCTGCATTTACAGTTACTGGTAGCGATTTTGCTTTCTATGCTTCTGTTTATGTTGAACATAACGTTGGAATCTATAATCAGATGTATAATGCTGAAGTAAGATCAGGAGAACCTATTTCATCAACAACCTATAATAATATATGGGGTGCTTGTTATGAAAACCTCTATAATCTAAAGCTTATAATCAACAAGTGCTCTGAAGGTGGAGCTGAAGCAAACAACTTCCGTACTTTGGGTATTGCTCAAATCCTTACAGCATACAACCTTGCCATGCTTACTGACCTGATGGGAGATGTTCCATATAGCGAAGCACTGCAACCTGGTGTAATTTTCCAACCAAAGCTTGACAAACAGGAAGATTTGTATAATACAATCTTTACACTCCTTGATGATGCAATCGCGAATCTTGGTAAAGAAACCACCTATGCTTCTTTAGGCACTCAGGACTTTCTTTTTGGCGGTAATGCAGCTAAATGGACAAAATTTGCAAACGGCCTGAAAGCTCGTTATACCACAAGGTTATCCCTGAAAAATGGCGGAAAATGGGACGATGTTATTAACTTCGCAAATAATTCATTCGCCGATGCAAGTGAAGAATGTAAATTCACCTACAATGGATCTTCAACCAATAGTCCTTTTTATACTTTTTTCACAGACAGAGATTATTTTGGTGCTAGTCAGAGCCTTCATAACAAACTTGTAGAACGCAATGACCCCAGAGATGCTGTGTACTTCATGGCTTACCCAGGGACTGAAACTCTCACTTTTGCTCCTAACGGCGGACCCGACCAGAGACAAGGATTCTATGGAATTTCAGCCCTTAGCTCCCCAACAGCTCCAACTTTCCTCATGAGTTATCATGAAGTTGAATTTTTAAAAGCAGAAGCATATGCCCGTATGGGAGGTCATGCAACTGAAGCTGCTGAAGCGCTTAAGAATGGTATAGTTGCAGCATTCATTAAAGTTGGCTTAACTGAAGCGGATGCCACTACTTATTTTGAAAATGAAGTTACTCCACGTTTCAACAGTAATCCGATTCAGGAAGTGATGGTTCAGAAATACCTGGCATTCTTTGAAGAAGAATCAATTGAAGCCTATAATGATGTTCGCAGACTTAAAGCCCTTGGCGAAAACTTTATCACACTTGAAAATCCGTTAAACAATAATCAGTTCCCATTGCGTTACACTTATGGCGCAGATGACGTAACCACCAATCCTAATATTGCAAGTGCATATGGAAACGGTAGTTATGTTTATACTGACAATGTATGGTGGGCAGGTGGCTCAAAATAA